Proteins from one Impatiens glandulifera chromosome 2, dImpGla2.1, whole genome shotgun sequence genomic window:
- the LOC124926785 gene encoding uncharacterized protein LOC124926785 produces the protein MSIVCLEDSIIMKFVEDTNAFNKCVDEHFASLDANGDGFLSRSELENRSGRLGFPELELQSREEIAGGYDLIFERFDAERTGKIDREKFRSVMKELMLAKARGISTSPVLIVVQKDSLIFKAVQHAALPN, from the coding sequence atgagcaTTGTTTGCTTGGAGGATTCGATAAtaatgaaatttgttgaagaCACGAATGCTTTCAACAAATGCGTAGACGAGCATTTCGCGTCGCTGGACGCCAACGGAGACGGTTTCCTATCCCGATCGGAACTGGAGAACAGATCCGGCCGGCTAGGGTTTCCTGAATTAGAGTTGCAGTCAAGGGAAGAGATAGCGGGAGGTTACGATTTGATATTTGAGAGATTCGATGCGGAACGAACCGGGAAGATCGATAGGGAAAAGTTCAGATCAGTTATGAAGGAGTTGATGCTAGCCAAGGCTCGAGGGATTAGCACCTCGCCTGTTCTCATCGTTGTTCAAAAAGATAGCTTGATTTTCAAGGCGGTTCAACATGCTGCCTTGCCCAACTAG
- the LOC124925328 gene encoding probable transcription factor At3g04930, translated as MASEENHPTYAAFPDLDEDDDDDTEEEDLEHPPKRTEDIDDDDEDDDEDDDTSSSNLATGGESIVLPSSSSSKVTVAVAGDPAVSVAQAVTIALPATDFTPDPKRLRIEGVSATGIEKGAKPLAVFDESRRLFQRLWTDEDEIEILQGFLDYTKQRGNSASHHQDTSAFYDLIKSKLQLDFNKSQLVEKLRRLKKKYRNILGKIGPGKSYLFKTPHEHATFEICRRIWSADGTPIGGGGYEDDETNPNNPNPHANSVDRINNGLDANSERKAAASKSRKRTSKGVEKTEEKPHFPHLTTPPTANPTSNPNPNPNPTQKNTAPPFPNMIEETVRSCLSPLFKDLIQGNMNGPCSSRGGFLGVAMNSMPFGLWNPSSASFSGGGGDVMEEKWRKQQILELEVYSKRLELVQDQIKSALEELRSPGS; from the coding sequence ATGGCCTCCGAAGAGAATCATCCCACTTACGCAGCATTTCCGGATCTCGACGAAGACGACGACGATGAtaccgaagaggaagatctcgAACATCCTCCCAAACGCACGGAAGATATAGACGATGACGACGAGGACGACGACGAAGATGACGACACCTCTTCTTCCAATCTCGCCACCGGCGGAGAATCCATTGTCCTtccttcctcctcctcctccaaagTCACCGTCGCCGTAGCAGGCGATCCGGCTGTTTCCGTTGCTCAGGCAGTCACGATCGCCCTCCCAGCCACCGATTTCACTCCCGATCCAAAGCGACTGCGGATCGAGGGTGTTTCCGCCACCGGAATTGAGAAAGGAGCCAAGCCTCTCGCCGTTTTTGACGAGTCTCGACGCCTATTCCAGCGACTATGGACGGACGAAGATGAGATCGAGATCTTACAAGGCTTTCTCGATTACACCAAGCAGCGTGGGAATTCGGCATCCCACCACCAAGACACATCGGCGTTTTACGATCTGATCAAGAGCAAGCTGCAGCTCGATTTCAACAAGAGTCAGCTGGTCGAGAAGCTCCGACGTCTGAAGAAGAAGTACAGGAATATCCTCGGCAAGATCGGTCCAGGAAAGAGCTACCTTTTCAAGACCCCGCACGAGCATGCAACTTTTGAGATCTGCCGCAGGATCTGGAGCGCCGACGGTACCCCCATCGGAGGAGGTGGATATGAGGATGATGAAACAAACCCTAATAACCCTAACCCTCACGCTAATTCAGTGGATCGCATCAACAACGGTCTGGATGCTAATTCAGAGAGAAAGGCGGCAGCATCCAAATCAAGAAAACGAACCTCCAAAGGGGTTGAGAAAACCGAGGAGAAACCCCACTTCCCTCACTTAACAACTCCTCCGACTGCAAATCCAACCTCAAAcccaaatccaaatccaaatccaactCAAAAAAACACAGCTCCCCCGTTTCCAAACATGATCGAGGAGACAGTAAGGAGTTGCCTTTCGCCCTTATTCAAGGATTTGATTCAAGGTAACATGAACGGGCCGTGTAGTTCGAGGGGAGGATTCCTGGGCGTTGCTATGAATTCGATGCCTTTTGGGTTATGGAATCCTTCTTCGGCTAGTTTCTCAGGCGGTGGTGGAGATGTAATGGAGGAAAAATGGAGGAAGCAGCAGATATTGGAGTTGGAAGTGTACTCTAAACGACTAGAATTGGTGCAGGATCAGATCAAGTCTGCATTAGAGGAGTTGAGATCACCTGGAAGctga
- the LOC124925580 gene encoding double-stranded RNA-binding protein 3-like, with translation MYKNQLQELAQRSCFNLPSYSCIREGPDHAPRFKAAVNFKGETFESPSFYPTLRQAEHAAAEIALNTLANKGPSKALAAKILDETGVYKNLLQETAHRAGLNLPVYTTVRSGLGHATVFSCTIEIAGMSFSGEPAKTKKQAQKNSALVAWSSLKQLAQQRSTTSSSSCPSSDSNSSEEQDKTVIARLLLSLQPTDLNRSKQHEDREGKLLRSLPVRKDPPITQKPSSSPARYQNWAYSNPSQETLLMYQLWQQAHFPRQMLAYSIPPTSPPPHVLHQQMHPLFHPQMPNANNLNLPGISVSSLIPSIYPTRNVIHNPTTLQEMEDRKGEESPSSGLSPIIDAGKCQLSSFISGRGSGPIGMHSTFMAPPVQVRSIIPVCSPLPLTRPSQSQDGQSSRQENDDYQAATVELSKIHI, from the exons ATGTATAAAAACCAATTGCAAGAATTGGCTCAAAGAAGCTGCTTCAACTTGCCTTCGTATTCATGTATCCGTGAAGGTCCTGATCATGCCCCAAGATTTAAGGCTGCTGTCAATTTTAAAGGGGAAACTTTTGAAAGCCCTTCATTTTATCCAACTTTGAGACAAGCTGAGCATGCTGCAGCCGAGATTGCTCTGAATACACTTGCAAATAAGGGTCCTTCTAAAGCATTGGCTGCAAAGATCTTG GATGAAACTGGGGTGTACAAAAATTTGCTTCAAGAGACTGCCCATCGAGCTGGATTAAACCTTCCTGTCTACACTACTGTTAGATCTGGACTCGGCCATGCAACAGTTTTCTCTTGTACCATTGAAATTGCAGGAATGAGCTTTTCAGGTGAGCCTGCTAAGACCAAGAAACAAGCTCAGAAGAATTCAGCACTGGTTGCTTGGTCTTCCCTAAAACAAT TGGCTCAACAAAGATCTACtacttcttcatcttcttgccCTTCATCGGATTCCAATAGTAGTGAGGAACAAGACAAAACAGTAATTGCTCGCCTTCTACTGAGTTTACAGCCAACAGACTTGAACCGGTCAAAACAACATGAGGATCGTGAAGGCAAACTCCTTAGATCTCTTCCTGTCCGTAAAGATCCTCCCATCACACAAAAACCGAGCTCATCCCCTGCCCGTTATCAAAACTGGGCTTACTCAAACCCCTCACAAGAAACGCTCTTGATGTATCAACTTTGGCAGCAAGCACATTTCCCACGTCAAATGTTGGCGTACTCAATTCCACCCACATCACCACCTCCCCATGTTCTTCATCAACAAATGCACCCTCTTTTCCATCCTCAAATGCCAAATGCTAATAATCTGAACCTGCCTGGAATCTCTGTTTCTTCTTTGATCCCTTCAATTTATCCAACAAGAAATGTTATCCATAATCCTACGACCCTCCAAGAGATGGAGGATAGAAAAGGAGAAGAATCGCCATCTTCAGGATTGTCTCCAATTATTGATGCGGGGAAGTGTCAATTGAGTTCATTTATATCTGGTAGAGGAAGTGGACCAATAGGAATGCATTCTACTTTTATGGCTCCTCCGGTCCAAGTTAGATCGATAATACCTGTATGTTCCCCACTGCCACTTACAAGACCGAGCCAGAGCCAGGATGGACAATCATCTAGGCAAGAGAATGATGATTATCAAGCCGCTACTGTTGAACTCAGCAAGATTCATATATAA